aaaacaatggaaatctgcgtgcgagcggagagattcgcgctcgcgcattattttaatgtgcttttgcccTGCGTTACAAAATAACGCGCTCCAAAACTAtttctgctgcttctgcaccgcatacacatagaCTACTaaatacgcactgcaaacggagtacgtcAGGGTTTTTCttacattgaattttttttggcGGCCgtcaaaacgattttttgtccctccaaagccttatttgatgtgtaattgggttttgtgagtgaagcaggcggagtgacggagagaacgagcacagcgcccctccaccgcgcgcgcactctccgtcttcagttctgtctttgctctctccctcgcattaaaatcaactgatcctaaaggtcggaagaccgaatccatgcGTGTCTCGGTCCAATAAATACCAACTTTGCGCGGGGGAATGCACTactacaattgccagtagccaatGAGTTTACACTGAATAGGCCGGctgtttcacgtggtgcattcggagaatatttttgctgaattaccgctggggtgtgaattgcagtcaaaaaaaaaagttgccttatcttctcttacaacttgtgacaagcattccgcacatgcagctgacataactttaaataaacgcaaaaaaataaaataaaaaaaatctatccagttatgaagtgttttgtgtgtgtgtgtgtgtgtgtgtgtgtgtgtgtgtgttgacaaatctttcgcgatgtcctaacagccaggattcccacacaacacgtccgctaaagtccgattcaTTATCAGGAATGGTTAAAGCCAGAGACCTGCACTCCCGCGGGACCCAGCGCAACCGAGTGCAGCGCGGGACAGTAGTTGATGGGTGAATGCGGATGCGGGCGGGAAGATATTATTGTGTGCGGGTTgcgggaaaaaaaatatttgcggGACTCCCGCAAAGTGGAAAtatctaacaaaataaaataactagaaacaaataatcctaaaaaaataaaaaaaaaaaaaaaaaaaaaaaaaaaaacgatttacaGGCGCATGGTCAGAAGCTAACTCTCGCGTGGTTCATAGGCGCGGAACAGCCAAGCCTACCACACATCTGCAGAGGCAAAATGTCTGCACCGCATGACTCAGGTGAATCGCTTAGTGCTGTGCTACAGATATTAGTAAGTTATTAAAGAAAGGAACAtgcaaaactacaaaacaaaggAAAATCTGATATTTGGAAATGTCGTTCAGCAGTATGCGACAGCGATGGAAAGCACCTTCCTTTTGCGAGCTGTGACAAATGCAGCAAAATACTCACATATACAGCAGTATTAGGCCCTAGGCTACTTTTCCTTTGAACATGAAATAAAtccaggtttattattattatataatttattaggctataatatagcctaattattataggtatatttttttatttacatttcttacttttttttcttttttttactgtatttctatatTCTAAGTTCCTTGTTCGTGTTCATCCATTTAATTAAACGCAAATAAAacgaaacatttgtttattttccctttcttttttaaatttatattcaacAGGGGAGCAAGTGGAAAAATAACAGAGTAGCAGGCAGAATatgcaatgtatttaaaaaaaaaaaaactacttatacGTTTACCCGCGGGATTTTGAGGGCGGGAGCGGGACGAAACTTGATTGTTTGCGGGCGggagaaaataacattttttttgcgGGAGCGGGCCAAAATCTTGCGGGAGCCCGCGCAGGTCTCTAGTTAAAGCAGttggtctgcccgtcagtgtctgaatcggtgttTAAcaattacttcttagaagaacatacacatctgaaatgagaaagtaagtgtgcttaccccatttagcaagagtgttaagtaaaatttagccttaataatccccagtatgtataggcctatgacagtgtgtagtaaattacctataaaatcatttagttagACTGGattgagatgaaactagatcaaagcacaaagcaagctgttgctagctagctgctaacgctacgtttttaatgctactttttaattgacataattatactaaaataattatcaggtctatcaaaaaaggattttatctttcaaagctatgaaagccagtcgtggaaaaatcacagcttttttgcaaagagggcaagaaaggatgacagtgagggTGACAGGTAATATcggtgtctgataattgcataatttgtaaatagataaattgtgatacctttgacatttcaaatataatttggtatcgatgatgtttacatgtaaaataagttgtaatcgttttcttttactatctagcctgacagtgatcgttttttcatgaataaataggataagaaaaaaaaaatcacaaactgtttctttgtatttattttaaatgtaaaatttattgtcaatattgggcttgcggatcatgtgggtactagggtactctttgctgtgtttggatgaccatgtcggtcagccaccaccgaagaccaattttgacccaggaaaaaccctgtacgtgtgaacctgtataatgtagctataacaaatctatttcaacacctgaggcaccgctacaatgagctctatgaccaatgcatggcaaaaaataaaaataaaaataaaatccctggacacgggatttatttaattattattatttttttggcatatgtctagaccagtggttctcaaccttttttttccaccgggccgcactatggtccaagtgcaagtctgccttaaaaacaaatgtatccattctgatgctcaattttaactaatggctgttgatgactatatCTGTATTGATCTgtattgaattctgccaaagtgcacGCTTGTAAATGTTCATTAAACGCGATAATTATTAGAGTAGGTCTGCTTATGTCTGAAAATAGGCTAATATAgcctatgaaaaacaaaacaaaaatattgtacataaaaacattaggctatagcttttttttttttttttttcgttcagcacgtgggccgcatttgaattcgtgacgggctGCGGGTTGAGAATCACTggtctagacattttgtaacacctttacttagtgattattttgacttatgtctgttctagagacatgttacaactttttgataaagctctaattggttttcttttagaaatatgtttcaaattcatactgaatgcatttatgactgtaaagcatgtctgtgtgtgtcaaaatcgtgattaaaatcgaaatcgcaaaattgatcaaagaaatcgcgataggttttttttgtccatatcgcacagccctagtgtgTTGTTCAGTCTCAGTCGAGCGCGAGCGCCAGAACTGAGCTGGAGAGATACCACCGCGCCGGCTGACAAACATCACAACACATGTGAGAACACTGATGAGAGTTCCgctccttgattctgattggctgagccacgttTGAAGCTGTTACACTACAAACATACCCCTTTGTTTacatctgtgtgttgctcggcaaccactttgttgcaaccacagctgtttctgaggaactacattgtttggtggaagaatactgtttttattaatatcattacactttatttgctctattttattctgtgaaaccttactacgtgtatgaaataaccgttttataaaagcaataagcctcatgaagccgtggtttacagtgaatttataacagctaaaggGGTTTTAGTCACGATGCGaacctaacaacgccccttatctgttataaattcactgtaaaccacggcttcacatAAAACACTCTCATCATCAGAGATGGAGGGACACGCCAGAATATATCATGAAACACCCACTGAACATATCAGAAAATACACCAGATCACAGAtactgaacaaatcattcagatcagtcttattttactattatagtttgtacacatttttaatttttttattttaattttaaatctgagtagttttgttgtgtgtttttgtcatttttatttatactcatatttttaaaaatagttttcagctgtcattttaattttagttaaagtctGAACGATTATGAGGAGTGTTTTTCtcatattattagatttttaaaaaaaatatgccaaacaaataaattaaataataaatcttatttcCGTTTTAGTTTTAGAAGGAAGTCAATATAATaaggaaataaatataataaatcaacaaCTAAAAAGATGTTAATGATACACCTGATCATcagataatgaataaatgaacagatCAGTGATATTTTAGGATAactgatatattattatagtttttattcatatatatatattaagtatgaGTAGTTTTGTTGttcgtttttgtcatttttattattactgctttttaaatatgcctatacagtctttattaattttatttctcaattttattttgttttagaaggACAGAAATATAATAAggaagtaaatataataaatcaacaaCTAAAAAGATGTTAATAATACACCTGATCATCAGATACTGAATAAATGAACAGATCAAACAaatacactattatagtttttattaaatcattttgagtttagttaaagttttagtcattttgttgcgtattatatattttatttgttaatatggCTATAtagcttttatcatttttacatcagttttagttttagttatgttatgactacaagttaaactaaacaaaatttgaaaaaaaaaaaaggcaaaaatcgaaatatttatatatattttttagtcaCTTGGTTTAGTTATAGTTAATGACAACAGATTGAATTTCTTACGTCATAGTTGAGCAGTGGGAAGGTCGTGGGTGGAGGGGGGCGTCTCGTTAACCCGCCTCTCAGGGTCAAAGGGCAGAAGAAGGAGCTGTGATTGGCCATCTGGAGCGTTCCTAACGCAACATGAAACCAGTTTAAATAGCTGAAAAACGGCtggatttatgttttcattcaaGATACAATGATGTTAAGTTAGTATCTCACCGTGTCTGGGTGATTGACAGGTGCCACGCCCCAGGTGAGGATGCCACGCCCTCCGTAAGAGTCCTGCAGCAGctctgtgacctttgaccccaaGCCAAGATCGCACAACACCTGAAAACCCTGAGCTCAGGAAAACAGAAGCACATTAGGATTCTCACTTACAGAACAGAGTATAATACAacctgtaaatactgtaaatacgcACAACACATTATTTCAATGATTTTGCAAATAAGCATTGCTCATTTtcccaagaaactttgcattcgctTGCAAAACTATGGAAGCTCATTTTTTTGCCACATAAGAAATAAATCATACTTCGTTAAGTCATAATAGCGCCTCCCCCTGACCAAACCCCTCCAGACGCTCCGACtcactgaccacacacacacacacacacacacacacacacacacactctcagagaGCAGATGCTTTCAAACCCTCAGTGCAGTCACATTATTACAGTCACACTCACGTCAAGACTGTCGAGTTCTTGTAGGAAGGTGTTTTTGGTGGGAGGACTTTCTTTATGGGTCATAATCTGTCCTTCCCTAAGAGCAGAGAAAACAGTGATTCAGCTCATAATTAGAATTcataaacactgaaacacaacaaAGTTGGGCTGCgtcattaatcaaaataaaaactgaaatggcGGTATGgcctaacatttaaaaattaagaaattaagatagtcataaatattagtattataattttaaaatgtaatgtaaaattattattattttttaataattattatttcctAATAATTATTTcctttctattcctcaaagaatcctgaaaaaatttactcaactgttttaaatattattaataataataatgaatgttttaagcaaaaaaaaaaaaaaaaaaaaaaaaaaaatcagtatattagaatgatttctgaagatgatgtgacactgaagactggagtaatgatgctgaaaatacagctgtgcatcacagaaataaattacagtttaatgtatattcacatagaaaaacattattttaaatggcaatattatttcaaaattttacagtttttttctgtattttttatcaaataaatgtagctttggtgagcCGAAGAggtttatttattgcttttgctGTAAAATCATAGGTAATGAACATGTATATGAATATCTCCTTTCAAACAGAGTTATAAGCTGTCAGACtctttgtcattttgtttatttttaccacACTTTTCCTGTACTAACACTAACTGTACTTTATTATGTAGAAACGATTATTTACCAGAGTAAAATACAGGTGCAGATAGACCCTAGACCTGTAAGCTACAGCCTTTCTTCTTTTCGGAAGCTATAATCACGTGACAGGTCGTATGTGTATTCTTCTAGttttataatagttaataatatgtacataaactgaacATAAACTGGCTGTTAAACAAACTCACCTGTAAATTCCACCAGTGCGTCCCGATAATGTTGGAATAATGTCCCAGCTGGAGTGTAACTACCTCCCTGCACGTGCCACTAATGATgtcctttaaatattaaaatattttaatcatcgGTTTAATCAAACTGAATATGATATTTCTCAAGAAGTGTTTGGAAAACACACGGCGGCCGCTACAGACGAACTTCCGCCTCTGGCAATCCCGCACTCCGATTGGCTGCCGCAGCGCACCtagcgttgtgattggctgagggAGCTGTCGCTCGGCGGAGGAGTAATTTGTTTTCACCGCGCCTGATTCGCGCACATGTGCAGCGCCAGTAAACGATTTTCAGAATAGCTGTCATGttatgaaaagtaaataaatgcattccTTGTATCTGaaaaatttcatttaatcatAAGCTAGTTTCGTTACCTTTCAGATGAACAACAAAACACGATTATTCAGATACGAATGCGTGTTCTGCTCTAGTTCTGTACAGtcagaattaatattttttagtcCAGCTTTTATCAGCTGACTTCTAACACGTGAAAactgatttattatcattatttgttattttctaaCATGCTTAATGGAGCAGTTTTGTAGTGCAACCTTTTAAAAAGTAGTACGCATCAAAATAGGCTTTTCTTTAAACTCTCTGGTCTAGGCGTTGACGAGAGTCACGTGACACCGAGAGAGCTGATTTACCTGCGGACTGTCACACCTGTGCGTGTCTGATCACAGCGATACTGACACTTCTGAGCGCTTATAATATTCGATATACGTGTATTTAACTTTCTCGATGGAGTTTCAGGTAAGAAACAAcagtgttttctctctttctcaaactTCAAGGCGGTTGTTTGTTGAGaaatattaaagtttaatgtGAAATCTCTCAAGCTGTACAGAAGGTCGTGTTTGAATATTATATTAGTGCAGTTGTAAGAGCAGTGTTGGCTCTAAATGAAGCGTTCGGCTGTATTTGTGAGTAGTTTCTTCTGGATGTTGTGTTGATTTCCGTGAGCTCAGGTGGAAACTGGCTGAACTGCATTACTCTACACTCAGCTGCTGCTCGCTGATTCACTTAATGTTTACACTCATGAATCAGAGGAACACTgaagttctgtgtgtgtgtgtgtgtgtgtgtgtgtgtgtgtgtgtgtgtgtgtgtgtgtgttaaatgctgACTAATGCATGAGGAATCTCTTCACTGATCAATCCTGATCCACCAGCTCTGCTTGAACTTTGTGTTGGATTTATGAATATAGAAAGCAGATGGTGGGTTTTTGATACAGatgcttattttatattatatacagttgttttataataatataataatttatgttatgtttaaaatgataagattttataatctatattttacacaacattatatctatatctatctgttcaaaagtttgggatcattgagacttgtaatgttttttaacgaagtctcttctgctcttcaaggctgcatttatttgatcagaaatacagcaaaaactgtaatattgtgaaatattattgcaatttaaaacagctgttttctttgtgaatatctgttaaaatagaatttatttctgtgatgcaaagctgaattttcagcatcattactccagtcttcagtgtcacatgatcttcagaaatcattctaatatgatgatttattataaatattggaaacagttttgttatacttttttcaggattctttgatgaataacgttaaaaagaacagcatgcatttaaaatggaaatcttttcttacaatataagtattatcacttttttttttaaaatcaattgtacacatccttgctgaataaaagcattcgtttctttcaaaaaataaaataccaaccCCCAACTTTTGTATGCATATTGTTAGAAAAttgttctgttttgaataaatgctgttctttttaactttattcctCGGAAAGGATTTAAGGAAACAACCAGAACTGTTAATGGGGTAATAATAGTTAACAGATTCATCTGCAGTATTTGGGCACTTTGAGATGATGTCGATTTGCCGAATTGTTCTTTCTCTGTTTAGGACTCTGTTAGTGGAGATCTTCATATTCATCCTGAACTCAAAGAGTCTGATTGGAGTTAGATTTAGCACTTAAACCACAGAGATGATCGCAGATCGGCAGTCCAGCCCAGAAAATCAGACTGATCTCAACATGCTGAAGCATCCAGACAAGCTCAGACCTCCAGAGCCCAGCGAGCTCCTCAGATGTGATGGAGATCAGCCGGAGAGCAGCAGAGAGCGGGAGGAACCGAGCGAGCGGATGGAGACGCAGGAGAAGCCACGGGACGTAGGTGACGGCTCGCCGGCTGAGGATGATGGAGAACCGCTCCAGGACGCCTGGTGTCCAGAGAAAGCCATGCAGGCGTTCACACCGAACGTGATGATCGTGCAGCCGACGGGACACGAGGATGTCCAGAAACACATTGAGATGGAGAAGATTCCTCTGTATGTGCAGAGCTTCCACACAAACCCTCCTGAACACTTCCACCCGCCGTGGATCGATGATATAGACAAACCCCAAAGTAAATGACTCGTCTGAACAGCTTTAATAATCAGTATGGTTTGTTTTCAAAGCatttgtgactctggagcacaaaagcagtcttaagtctctggggtatatttgtagcagtagccaaaaatacattgtatgagtcaaaattatacatttttcttttatgccaaaaatcattaggatgttaagtaaagatcatgttccatgaagatattttgtcaatttcctaccggaaatatatcaaaacttaatttgttattagtaatatgcattgctaagaattcatttgaacaactttaaagatgattttctcaatatttagatttttttgctccctcagattccagatttccaaatagttgtatctcagacaaatattgtcctcctaacaaaccacacatcaatggagagattatttactcatctttcagatgatgtataaatctcaatttcgaaaaaactgacacttaagactggttttgtgctctagAGTCACATAGACCCAGATTTGTGTGGAACTGACAGTATTTATGATCTAAAAATCAATACAGTAATGGAAAATCTTTATTAGTAATAGAGTAATTGTGTACTGCTTAGtatatggatttaaaaaaatagtatgaaGTAACAATAGTATGAAGAATGCGCACAAATGCATAAGTCACAGTATTggcattataatgttgtgttaaATTCAGTAAATGCAGTCATTTCTAATTATAGTAATTGCATTTTgtgtaaaacattaaattttttttagagtcagtctgataaaataaatgatttaagaaAATACGATTGGTTTCTGTTTAAAATCGGGATTGGTTTTTTGGGTTGGTCGTTGTATTTAAACTGAAAGATGTTATTTAAATGTCactgattattaatttttattaatatttaaagtgagtttttaattttagttaaattttagtacttttgttgtgttttcgtaattttattagctttttaaaaaaaatatgtctaaagtatgtagtttattaatagatttagttaaattttttgtttattttagtacatcaagttaaactaaaaaatgaaataaataagctGAAATACATAcaagttgttttaatattttcttatgttttagtttaacttattttattattattttgaatgatttttatttttatatttcctgttttttttttctaatatcatttttttttttttttcaaattaggttcagttttagttattttagtaagttaaaccaaataaaaatgagtttaaacataacagaaatgttgttttggcaacttcctgaaataaaatgtttattcatgttattccagttaacatattttttgatattttaattttaacttgtatttcacgtggcaaaataaaatatctaaacatttatttaaaaaaagttacttaaatgttaaattaaaataaaattaaaaagttggtTTATTTCGAGTAACAACAATTTTTTATAAGCTACAATAATACAATAACCTGGGTCAAGTAGAGTGGGATACAGTATAATACTGCACACATTATGGCAGATGAATCCAAAGTTCTTCTGGGCTAAAAGAAAGAGTGCTTGTTGATCACAgatctctgtgtctctctcagaCAGTTGTGTGGAGGCTGTgcggttgtgtgtttgtgtaacgGCTGCTGCAGTGATTTTCCCGTTACTGACGTGGGGAGGATACAAGCTCCTCCCCTTTGATGCCCCTCCCCTCGACAGCTCCGCCCTCAAATTGATCTACACACTGCGCTGTGCGTTCTTCGCCAGCATTCCCATCGTGCTGGGtgagcaaatatgcattttatttatatatatatatatacacacacacacacacacacacacaaaagtttgttcaaaagtttgagattaacattttaaatatttctgaaagagTCTCTCCtgtttatcaaggctgcatttatctgatcaaaaatacagtaaaaattgtgaaatattattgcaatttaaaataattgttttctatgtgaatatctgttaaactgtaatttatttctgtgatgtgcagctgtattttcagcatcattactccagtcttcagtgtcacatgatcttcagaaatcattcttatatgctgatttgctgctcaagaaacatttctgattattatcaatgttgaaaacactatATGAAAACAATATGTTTGTGGAACCCATGACACGTTTTATTTTCAGGTGTGCTGGTTCAGGGTGTGTCTCGTTTGAGGTTCGGGACGCTGAAGCCTCTGTTTGACGGGACGTGGGAGAATCGTGAGGTGGCCGTTCACTATTATTACGTGCGAGACTCGCTGCACCTGTACCTGCTCTACTTCCTGCAGCTCGCTGTCATGGCAACGTACACCCAACAGGAAATGCTCAAACTGGTGCCGCTCCTCACCATCATCTTCGTCTTCGGCAGGTGCGTGTTGGGAGCTACTTTTAAGACTCTTATATGTTATCTTATGTTTCATgggaaaatgttactt
The sequence above is drawn from the Cyprinus carpio isolate SPL01 chromosome B20, ASM1834038v1, whole genome shotgun sequence genome and encodes:
- the tmem79a gene encoding transmembrane protein 79, whose product is MIADRQSSPENQTDLNMLKHPDKLRPPEPSELLRCDGDQPESSREREEPSERMETQEKPRDVGDGSPAEDDGEPLQDAWCPEKAMQAFTPNVMIVQPTGHEDVQKHIEMEKIPLYVQSFHTNPPEHFHPPWIDDIDKPQNSCVEAVRLCVCVTAAAVIFPLLTWGGYKLLPFDAPPLDSSALKLIYTLRCAFFASIPIVLGVLVQGVSRLRFGTLKPLFDGTWENREVAVHYYYVRDSLHLYLLYFLQLAVMATYTQQEMLKLVPLLTIIFVFGRLIYWVCVVFGSSVRAFGFALSFLPLLVLLGANLYFIGSVSGQEAVFHVAPPPTAPPPKQRWWG